Genomic segment of Mercurialis annua linkage group LG6, ddMerAnnu1.2, whole genome shotgun sequence:
GGGAAAAATGACCACGGACAGTGGTCATTGATTCTCACATGGCAATCAATGTCCACTGACTGAGTCAGTGGTCATTGATTTCCACATGGGAATCAGTTGATTCCCGTGTGGGAATTATTTAATCACCTGATTATGCGTTAATCAGGTGATTAAATGAATCCGCAATTATAAATTGCTCATAATTGCGGATTGGGTGGGGAGGCACTATccggaaaataaatttttaagagGCAATTATTTGGAAAATTATATTACCACCAATCCTAATCAAGTTAAGATAGTTCAATGATTGTACAGCAATGCCATGCAACTAAAACTCAAGAAGCAGAAAACAAGCTAGAAGAACATTAGTATTCGAAATTAGCGTGTAATAGTAAGACAAAAAAAACTTATGTTCATTTTATCAGATTGTCTGAAATTATAGTAGAATTAGCATTTTACTTGAAGATTgccaatttttatttaaaaatcatatgAAGAAATACGGAACAACTTCCAAGTTCCAACAGCAACACGCTTAAAGTAAAATTTCAAGTATGCTTAGACAATGTAAATGAAAATTTTCTATCCAGCAAATGAGATATGGAGATTTCATAATAAAATGGACCTGATAACAGCAATCATACCTGAAGAAATCTGTTCAACGCGATCAATATGCATTGCATTGAAAGTTCCTCAGGGTTGATAAAATTTAATGCCTTTGACATGGCGATAAACACTTCCTTCGTCACTCTATCAGGAACACCCTAACAatcaaaaaatatagaaaaagtcGGTCAGAAATTTTCATGCTTCCACCAAGCGTCCATAGAGCGAAAAGATTTTGGCCTCCAGTCGTCCTCCCataaaaattgagaaaaatcAGTATCGAATCCAAATTCACAAGTATAGTACTTAGTCCCACAACAATTAAAAGTTCGGTAATTTGAAAGATTTCTGATTTTTCCATTGAAATTTCATCCAAACAAGTTAGAAAGTAATtgattaaattctaaaaatgaaATTGAATCTCACATGAGGCATTTGCCATATATCTCATATATTACTTCTACCgcgaatatttataaaattgagggaaaagggtcaaataAACCCCTAACGTTTAACGTATAGGTCAAGTATGAGCTATAATACATAGGAGGGCCAAAATACACTATGTAATATATAAAGTAGGCAATTTTAAgaattggggggggggggggggaattgtaaaaattaaaaaacttgatactaattataacaattttgaaaatttggagggGGCAATGACACTCCCATACCTCCCCCTCCCTCCGTCATTGCCCACACGACAATTATCATTTATTCTAACAAGTATACCCATATTATTAGAGAAATTTGCAGCGTCAATATTGGTTTAATATCCCAAATATGAGctataacattttttaaaaaaaattagcattgTTTGGGTTATTAGCCAAAATGGTATCCAACCTTCGCAcattgtatcaaaatggtacccaacctttaatttgtatcaaaataGTATCCAACCTTCTaacatttgtttcaaaatggttTTTTAGACATTTTTCAGCCTTTTTTGATGACGTGGTAaccagaaaaataattttttattgatgtaaaataagagttcgttttaattttttaaattatataaaattttatttgtcatAGGATGtggcaaaaatataaaaaaattagttttctggttgccacgtcatcaaaagtggccggaaattgtttaaaaaaccattttgatacaaacgTTAGAAGGTTGGGTACTATTTTCATACAAATTAAAGGTTTGGTACCATTTTAATACAAGGTGCGAAGGTTGGATACCATTTTGGCTAATAACCCGCATTGTTTACTTGGTGTCATTTGGCTTGTGCTTGCAACTTCTCCGATTCCCCGACGAGGTCGAGTACCCAAAACTTTTCTTCTGATAGAAGATAGTTGAGCAACAACGTCATCAATATTTAATCGCTCTTGTGGTGATTCAGAAGAACATGAAATTCCAATTTCAAATATTGAGATCAAGCACTCGATAAGTATATGATTTGCGTCTTCTCTGAGTTGCAAATTGGGATCTATAATTGGAATTACTTGTTCAGGCAAAGCTCTCTCGACAAAATTGTGGAGACTTAGCCCGTCTTTAAATATGTCGTCAGTTGGTCTCTTTCCCGTGAACATTTCTAACAAAAGTATGCCAAAGCTAAATACATCACCTGATGTTGAAGCATCAGTTCCTAAGCCATATTCTGAAACATAGAAATCATAAATTATTAGGTAAGTGTATCTCCTTATAAAAGTATAAGTTTATAACATTGATGAAAATacagataaattttatattcaattatttttataacatttatgAAAATACagataaactttaaaaattctatttatgattttataaagATATGTAAGTTTCTAGAGCTAATAAGATTATGTCATTAAATCttatactaatagcattatttaaaatgttaaatttataataggAGCAATTGCTACTGTACTTCCTATGAAGATCCATATTGGTCAACTCTAAATTTTGTCACCTATTTTAAATTGTCACTGAAATCTCAATTAGTGTCTTTTTAATACCTAATCTCTTATTTTCATTTAGAACAAAGTACATCAATATTTTCAGACGAAATTAAACTATAATGAGAACTGTGTTGAAGcatatttcttaaaaatattgttttcattttaaGAATATGACATCATGACAGTTGATATGGAAGTACATATTATAACTTAATGCTTCACCAAGTTATCATGTCGGTTTGATTTAGTCGGAAAATATTTGATCCTAATCATGATCGTAaacttggaaaaaaaaattaacaaggttataaaataaaactaattaaagattAATTACCTGGAGGACAATAACCAATCGTTCCTATTGCTCTAAGAGAGTTGCTTTGACCAGTAGAAGATTGTGATATTTCTGAAGAAAGAAACTTGACCAACCCGAAATCCCCTACATGAGCAGTCATTTCCTTATCGAGAAGAATATTACTTGGTTTTAGATCACAATGAACAATCGGTAGTGTTCCAGAATGGTTGTGGAGATACTCTAGTGCAGAAGCTACATCTATCGCAATATTTAATCTTTGATcaatatttaaattcttttgatAAGTCGGATGTAACCAATCGTGTAAGTTTCCGTTATCCATGAACTCATAGACCAAAGCTTTAAAATCATTGCCACGATAATCTACACCAGAACAAGTAGTGAGCACTTTGACGAGATTTCGATGTCTGACGTTCCTTAGCACTTCGCATTCAGCTAGAAAACTTTTCGACGCTCCTCGATGCATAAGATTAACCACTTTGACTGCAATTATAAGTCCGTCTTGCTCAAGAACTCCTTTATACACCGATCCAAATCCACCTGAACCAATTAAATTCTCCGAAGAAAATTCATTAGTCGCTTTAAGAAGATTCTGATAAGTCAACCTTAACATCTCATTCTCAAAAGAGCTTAATATTATAgaaatttcttttctttttctcgaCAACCAAATAAGTAAACACGCGGCAAGTAGTAACGATGCACTTATAGATACCGAAACTATAAttacttttcttcttttctcttttacGCTTTTCGGTTCTTCAGATTCGCAAGCCGAAAGGCCTAAATCACTAATCCCACCACATAATTTATTGTTTCCTTGTAGATTTATTACAGTTCCATTTTCAAAGATTCCTTTTGTCGGAACTATACCTTCAAAATCATTATAAGATAGATTCAACCACTGTAGTAAAATAAAACCCTCCAAAAACTGTGGAATCTGTCCCGACAAATTGTTGTAAGAAAGATCTAAAACCGTAAGGCCTCTCAATGAACTTAAAGAAGAAGGAATTGACCCTTGAAAGAAGTTATTACTCAATGAAAGCGTTACTAGACTAATACAACTTCCAAGACCAGTAGGAATCTCATCGGATATTAAGTTATGTTCAAGAAATATCATTCCTAATTGTTTTAAGTTGCTTACTTCATCTGCAAGCGACCCGTTCAAACGATTGAAAGATAAATACAAACCCCGTGTTAAAGAAGAAATTCTGAATATCTGTCGAGGTATAGGACCGGTAAGATTGTTGTGATGAAGAGCTAACTCTAATAAATTCGAGCAATTTCCGATGCTCGAAGGGATCATGCCTTGAAGATCGTTGTATTGTAGACGAAGTTCAATCAAATTCGTCAAGTTTCCAACAGAAAATGGAATGGTTCCACCGAAATTGTTATGTCGTAAATGAAGTTTCTGTAAATTCATAACCTTTCCAATGGTGGAAGGAATTTTACCTGAGAGTAAATTCTCTGAGGCAGTGAAAACTTTTAGGTTAAACAGAAGGTCAATCTCGTTCGGAATCTGTCCATGTATTCGATTTCGAGCAAAGTTAATGGTCGTTATCGTCTTCGAGAAGTTGGCTATGTAATCTGGCAGCTCTCCGCCGTAGTTATTATCGTTTATGAATAACTGCTTTAAAACGGTGGCGTTGGTCAGGTGGAACAGAAACGATAAGTCGTCAGCTTTACCGCTTCCCAAATGGTTATGACTCAACCCTAAAACTACAAGTTTATTCAACTTTTCAAGAGAAGGGACAGCTCCGGTAAGATTATTTGAGTTCACTTGAAAGAGTTCAAGATTTGAAGCGTTTGAAATGGAAGTCGGAATTGAACCGGTGAATTGATTAGAAGAAAGCGAAAGATATTCGATTTGCGGTACAGAGTCGACTAAGCTCACGGGAAGAAATCCATGGAAGTCATTCGTGCCTAAGTCTATAGCCTGAATCAACGAGATATTGAAGATGGAAGAAGGGATTAAACCAGAGAGTTGATTAATAGCAAGCCCTAAAGTTCTTAAACTTATCAAATTCCCCCAGGATTCAGGTAAAACTCCATGAAGTTTGTTTTCGGAAGCAATGAATGTCTCAAGAAATGACAGATTTGCAAGAGATGGAGAAATTGTTCCGGTCAGATTGTTTGTTCCCAAACTGATTACTCTAAGCTTCGTCAAATTGATTAGCTCTAATGGAATATCACCTTCAAGATTGTTGCTACGTAAAACAAGAGATTCAAGATTAGAACAAGAAGATAAGTTTGTAGGAATTTTACCGGTGATCAAGTTATTGGGAAGAAACAATACTTGCAGTCTACGTAAACGGCCGATTTGGGGAGGGATCTCGGAACGGAAGGCATTATTTTCGAGATATAATTCGCGTAAAAAGCTTAAGTTGCCGATATGTGGTGATATCGAACCTGAGAGTTTTAGGGTTCTTAGGTCTAAGATCGTCACTCTCTGATGTTTACTCCCGCATGTAATACCGTACCACCGGCAGAAATGATAGGAGTTGTTCCACGAACTCATGACGCCGAGAGGATCATCGGTTATTCGAGCCTTGAATTGTAGTAAAGCTAGCCTGTCTGTTTCGTTACTAAGCTTGGGTATAATGGAAAAAGCTCCATTGATTAGGGTGAATTGCAAGAGATGAATAACTGTAAGAAAGTTGAAGAAATATGATGATAAAGATAGAGATAAGTTACGGGTTCCATGTTCATGTctcatttttttagaatttttcatAGCTAATTATTTGATACTTAAATTCAACGTTGAGGAAGCAATATTTATAAGGTGCAATCTAACCAAGTTgtgtgaaatttttaaattggcCAAAGGTTAAGCAATTGTTTAAATTTCTCAGAAAGAGCACATTAAGCTCTTCTAGTTCTATTGTTTGCCATTTATTGCCTATCATATTTTtaaggcttaaggtctgaaaaactaccgacctttcaattttttttcaattgcaccctcactttgtaatttcttcaatatcaccctatttcgtatttttggctttcaatagcaccccgaccttgtaaaacagtcaattttatcctatttgtatttttgactttcaatagcaccataaatcaacaaattaaactcatttatggaggacttatttgaatttttttttaagttaaaagtcttgtttaaaagtgtccaagtagaaaaaagtatgatttcaccttgaatttagtttttttgaaaattttcatccttatgGTAATAAAATCATCTAACGTTTTTAATTTAGAGTGCTATTCaaagccaaaaatacaaaatagggtgctattgaaaaaattacaaggtgagggtgttattgaaaaaaatttgaaaggtcggtagtttttcagaccttaagtctatttttaataatttatgtttgTGTTTTGAAGcgtgaaaattttaaaaacattgaaaTTAGGGGTGAGctcagtttggtttggtttggttcggttataaATTACCGGAACCACCTctataaaattcaaaacaaaatatttttagttcAGATTATGGTTTTTTAGTTCAGTGAACAaaaatttcagtttggtttgatctgaatcaggaaaacgtaattttttaatttactatcattaaaactatatttataattattatttttattaaatataatgattattagtaatgatttaatattaatttataataaattgtaattcaaagttcaaacaagataaaaatattaacgacctaatcaatttatttaggccaaatattgtaaaaaggccaaacctttcacaaaagtttcacaaaagtcctaaccttttaattttgtcgattttggccaaaaactgattatttggtttcacaaaagtcctgacctttcaattttgtcgattttggccaaaaatggattattttgtttcacaaaagtcctgatcttTCAATATTTAGCATGCCACATATGcgtcacataggcgccacataggcaaattgaaatcaatctgagagttggccacaattgaaattaaataatttatttttggccaaaatcgacaaaattgaaaggtcagaatttttgtgaaatttttatgaaaggtttggcctttttaagacatttggccaTTTATTTATAACCCTACCGAAGAGATGCGATTATTGTGCACAACAAagaatgaaatatttaaattcaatatttttgtCTTTTGTGACAAAAGTATCATATAGTTTGTTGAACGGTATTTCCTCAATGATTTGCCATGACTTATTAGCTAAAGGGACAAAGATAgttgacaaataaaaataaaatatgtaatcATATCAAATAACTGCttttttgaaagaaagaaaaataattatattaaaaaattaagtcaCTCATCAAAATAAAGACATTGAATTTAGGCTAATAGAAAAATGAATCCAATTTATATGGGTTGTtgcaattttaaataatatttaatttatatatgtaatcTTATacggtattttatatatttataaacacTGAAAGTAGCCGGTTCTTATATATTATGTTCCTTTGgccaatttttttgttaatgagTAAGCTATATTAATTTTGCAAGTATCTTTTCATAATAAttccatttaaaatattaattgaagCTACAATAGTAgtaattttaataaatcatctacataaaaaaagtgaatttttttactataaattaaaatttgtttgtttAGTGACGAAAATTATCAGGTCTCGTGAGTGTGCCACTAATTCATCATAAATTTATGACGCAACGGCTATTGAAACGTATACGAATTTATAATAAGAAAAGGGGAAATTTGACAGCATACGAACTTATATAATTGTTGCATGACAAAGAGAAACAACAAACAAGtgattttgttttcaattgaaACGTATGCACTAATTACACTATACCGCATGGTGCAcaacaacaaaaacaagaaatcaTCTCGGCAACAAgtaaaaaaaatctctctaattaAAAATCACACACTAATAACATCACTCACTACAAGAAGtactagaattagcagcaaatATTTTTACTGCTAATAGTactaaaattgttactattaacaTATAGCAAAAAAATGTGGCATGTTactgctaataaaacgttgccTTAAATAATTGGTAATAAAATTTACTATAATATGctgctataacttaactaatggcataaatttttaaaattaatgctacaaaatattttttaccaGCAAAAAAAAATCAGCTACAAAATATTTGTTGTCATATACATAATTCCTTGTAGTGACTCCATATCATCATTCACTCTAAATTGAAGTACAAGATGTGGGGGGAGCGATTGTAGGCAAAGTTGTGTGAGATCTTCACATGATTGTTTCCTCTTAACCCAATAAAAATTCATGAACCAATGACATCATTTCACATCAGGATTCCCCTCAATTTCATgagaaatttttatatgaactAAGTTTGCCACGTAAAATTATGAACCATTTATTTATTGTGTGACACATGACATTAATAAATATGATAACAAATCAttaaatatcacattaattacAAGGAAAAACataaggttaaatatttttctgattaccgaactataaCATTTTAACACAACATTTatcgaattataaaaagttataaaatggtTAGCGTACTGTATACTTTTTACAAAACAGTTACCGAATTATAAAGAGTATTAAAGCAGCCAtcgaat
This window contains:
- the LOC130014504 gene encoding probable LRR receptor-like serine/threonine-protein kinase At3g47570 yields the protein MKNSKKMRHEHGTRNLSLSLSSYFFNFLTVIHLLQFTLINGAFSIIPKLSNETDRLALLQFKARITDDPLGVMSSWNNSYHFCRWYGITCGSKHQRVTILDLRTLKLSGSISPHIGNLSFLRELYLENNAFRSEIPPQIGRLRRLQVLFLPNNLITGKIPTNLSSCSNLESLVLRSNNLEGDIPLELINLTKLRVISLGTNNLTGTISPSLANLSFLETFIASENKLHGVLPESWGNLISLRTLGLAINQLSGLIPSSIFNISLIQAIDLGTNDFHGFLPVSLVDSVPQIEYLSLSSNQFTGSIPTSISNASNLELFQVNSNNLTGAVPSLEKLNKLVVLGLSHNHLGSGKADDLSFLFHLTNATVLKQLFINDNNYGGELPDYIANFSKTITTINFARNRIHGQIPNEIDLLFNLKVFTASENLLSGKIPSTIGKVMNLQKLHLRHNNFGGTIPFSVGNLTNLIELRLQYNDLQGMIPSSIGNCSNLLELALHHNNLTGPIPRQIFRISSLTRGLYLSFNRLNGSLADEVSNLKQLGMIFLEHNLISDEIPTGLGSCISLVTLSLSNNFFQGSIPSSLSSLRGLTVLDLSYNNLSGQIPQFLEGFILLQWLNLSYNDFEGIVPTKGIFENGTVINLQGNNKLCGGISDLGLSACESEEPKSVKEKRRKVIIVSVSISASLLLAACLLIWLSRKRKEISIILSSFENEMLRLTYQNLLKATNEFSSENLIGSGGFGSVYKGVLEQDGLIIAVKVVNLMHRGASKSFLAECEVLRNVRHRNLVKVLTTCSGVDYRGNDFKALVYEFMDNGNLHDWLHPTYQKNLNIDQRLNIAIDVASALEYLHNHSGTLPIVHCDLKPSNILLDKEMTAHVGDFGLVKFLSSEISQSSTGQSNSLRAIGTIGYCPPEYGLGTDASTSGDVFSFGILLLEMFTGKRPTDDIFKDGLSLHNFVERALPEQVIPIIDPNLQLREDANHILIECLISIFEIGISCSSESPQERLNIDDVVAQLSSIRRKVLGTRPRRGIGEVASTSQMTPRCS